The sequence AAAGATGCCAAAGGGACGCGTGAGCAATGTGTGGCAGCACTACGACATCAACGAGGACTGCGAAAACTTTGCGATATGCCGCTATTGCGGAAATAATATATCGCGTGGTGGCATGGCCAGCAATTTAAAGGGGAACAATACCACAAATTTGTGGACGCATCTGCGTCACAAGCATAGCGACGAGGTGGTCGTAAATCCCGTGCAGAGACGTCAGGGGCGTCTTATTCCCATTCTAAAAAAAGGTAAACAACTATCACTTCAGCACAGTTATCAGCAAGTGACCATTTTAGGCGGGAGGTCGAACCCGCTATCGAGTATTGGGCGCGCTATGGCCGACTTGGGGTAAAGTAAACTATCGTGGACTGCCATCTCTTGGTGGCTATTGATGTTTTTCGACGAGATTCAATGTATCGCATATCTTATTAACAAACACTCTATCGCATACATATAATTGCAGAGAAAACTGTGCGAATAACTAAGGCCAAGCAACTGCGGGAGCCTTTGCATGTGGCCAAGCCGAAGATTGAAAGGCAGTCCACATCGTTTGTCGCCGAGACCGGCGCACTCCCGCAGAAGTGGGAGGAGTATGAGCAAAATGATGGGATCAGCGAGGACATCAAGGACATTATCTACAACGAAGATCCGCTCTGCTACAGTCCCATACACGTTATGGAGGAGGAGGTCGCCCTCGAGTCTGGTGAAAAGGTCACCGTGCTAAACCCCAGCGGCCAT is a genomic window of Drosophila miranda strain MSH22 chromosome Y unlocalized genomic scaffold, D.miranda_PacBio2.1 Contig_Y5_pilon, whole genome shotgun sequence containing:
- the LOC108160208 gene encoding uncharacterized protein LOC108160208 isoform X2, yielding MPKGRVSNVWQHYDINEDCENFAICRYCGNNISRGGMASNLKGNNTTNLWTHLRHKHSDEVVVNPVQRRQGRLIPILKKEKTVRITKAKQLREPLHVAKPKIERQSTSFVAETGALPQKWEEYEQNDGISEDIKDIIYNEDPLCYSPIHVMEEEVALESGEKVTVLNPSGHSRATISSGPVVATVVASNTNTANAAKQLKNNLETSIDRLTTVSEQLSYIIQQSHEEHSKDDDYYFALSLVPSMRQMSLSRKLYVRTKIQEVIFETSEEATSGKDE